One Vicia villosa cultivar HV-30 ecotype Madison, WI linkage group LG5, Vvil1.0, whole genome shotgun sequence genomic window, GAGTCCTTTGGTGGGGGAGTCATTGTCTTGGTGACTGGGTTTATGACAGGAAAGGATGACATTAAGCAGAAATTTACTCAGTGTTTCTTCCTTGCTCCTCAAGAGAAAGGCtactttgttttgaatgatgttttCAGATATGTTGATGAAAATGAAATCAAAGAGCCTGATCATGTAGTTGAATCACCTGCTTCTACTGACAATGGTAATAGTAATACGATGCATAAGATGTGATTTATAACTGTTTTCTTTGTTCCCTTGGCTGTTTATTTAAGTTGCCTATATCTTCAACCTTCTTTCAGTGTCAGATCCTCCCTTGCTAGAAACACAAGTTCCAGAGCAAATATCTGTGGCTGTTGAGGATGGTGTTGGGGAAGAAGTCTACAATCTAGAAAATGAGCAAGTGTCTGCTGAAGAAGAGGAAGCTCCTGTTGCTGAGGTTCTTGACGAAATTCCTGATGATTCACAGATGGTATCTGGATTGGCATCCCAAATTGAAGAAGTACCGAAGAAGTCATATGCCTCTATTGTATGCCTCCAATCCAAAAATACCCTCTTCCTTTCCATCCCTTTCTAGACTCTTATTGAATTACCATTGTAAATGccacttttttatattattttaccaCTGATTGAAAGGCTGAAAATTTACTGACAATGATACTTTTGTCTTCTTTTATTTAGAAGAGTAATAATTGCTTCTGTTACTTATATTTTCCATTGTAACTGCTGTATCTGTTCTAGGTTAAGGTAATGAAAGAGGGTGCAGCAGCGTCCTCCATTGTGACGGCTGTTTCTGTGAAATCTGTCCGTAAGATTCAAGAACAGCAGAGTACCACTGCACCTCCACCATTCAGCGGGCCAGAAACAAATGGTTCTAGTATAAACACTAATGAAGGAGGAAACAATCAAGAAACTGAAGGTCTGATGCACCATATCTGACGCTAGTTCAGATTTTAAGGCATTTGTCTTAGCAATATGTATTGATGTATTTATTGCCTTTTGACAGCTGAGGGCTATTCAATTTATGTGAAAGGGCTGCCTGGAAATGCTACGATTGCACTTCTCGAGAATGAGTTCAAGAAGTTTGGCCCTATTAGAAGTGGTGGTATCCAAGTTAAGACACAAAAGGTATTTCATTTGGTAGTTCCTTGTTTTTTAAAGCGTTGGCTGCTGCTAATAATATTCAGATTGATTATACAATATACTTTAGAATTGAAAGAGCATTTAGGACCTTGATTTTCTAAGCTGAAAGCTA contains:
- the LOC131604416 gene encoding nuclear transport factor 2-like is translated as FRFIKQEIDKKILSLGYSELNAEIISVDAQESFGGGVIVLVTGFMTGKDDIKQKFTQCFFLAPQEKGYFVLNDVFRYVDENEIKEPDHVVESPASTDNVSDPPLLETQVPEQISVAVEDGVGEEVYNLENEQVSAEEEEAPVAEVLDEIPDDSQMVSGLASQIEEVPKKSYASIVKVMKEGAAASSIVTAVSVKSVRKIQEQQSTTAPPPFSGPETNGSSINTNEGGNNQETEAEGYSIYVKGLPGNATIALLENEFKKFGPIRSGGIQVKTQKKMILSHW